In the genome of Epinephelus fuscoguttatus linkage group LG4, E.fuscoguttatus.final_Chr_v1, the window AAATTATCATGAACAGTAtgaacacagactcacacacagaatCTCTCATTTCAAAGTGATccatattttctgtgtgtgtgaccacactcTGCCACAGTAATATGAACAGATCTGATCTGATGAGCCATGCTGCTCGGTAATCCTCTGAAATATGTTCACCTCAAAATAACTGAGTGatgctttgacctgcaggatATTTTGATGTCTTTACTCTGGCCGTTCTCACCGCGATTCCCCCGAAAAATACACCTACTGAAACTGACAGAATGAGAGCAGTTATCATGTGGTTATCATGTGAATagtggggggaggaggggaagTGGACACTTAGCGCTCCATCGCTGCTCTGAATGATTCATCTAAAAACTTATGTTTTATCTTAATCATATTATTTCAGAAAATCTCATTATGTGGCAGTGGACACattggaaagtgtaaattatgaggtttttgtcaatatttttttcacgctTGTATGATAAAAACTCGTGGAGACATTAATCCAAATAATCCCCGCCCTCACTTCCAGCAAATCATGTCCtgtgcaaagcattgtggggattttatacCCGCAGAGgatccacacatgcatccttcaaatttctctgaaagaaggactcagtcctTGAAACtctgaaggatccttgacattggaataGTCCTTCGGCGGGGGTCGATGTAGTAGCGTCCTTCAAATTCGGCTGtttgaggatccttccttgacctTGAGAAACACCTAATGTTTCAGTCCTACTTGGatcttaaagtgatagttcacccaaaaatgacAATTCGCTCACTTTCTACTCACCCCTGTGCTGATGTGACGATGGGTGAGGATCTCCAGTTCACAAAACATTCCCAGAAATTGAAGTGAACGGTgaccagttttaaaatgtaaaacaagaaCACAAACCCCCCCACAAAAtgtctccatactgctcatatGGTGTAATCCTAGTGTCCATAAACTGTGACGTGCAAATTTGACCCGAAATTTGTCAACTGTAGCCTCTTAGCCTGGAGCTGCATGCACGTACACATGCGTCGGCACAATGGTAATTTCTCCCGTTTCTAATAAGACCAAGTTTCTCAtcaatttcatttttataattGAGAGTTGGGTCTTAATCGGTCTGTTCCTAATAAATGGGATAAGACAACTGTCGTTCAACTtctttgatgtcattttcacaATTTAGAATGCTAATTGCACCACCTTTATCAGCAGACATTTTGTAGTTCTAACAAAACTTCATGTTCCTTTCCACTGCACgatggtacagtggttagcattgtcgcctcacagctaGAGGTTCCTGACCTGCGGTGCGGAGCCTGCATGTTCTCTTCGTGTCAGCGTGGAttttctccgggtgctccagcttcctcccacagtccaaagacatgcaggttaattggtgactctaaattgtccttaggtgtgaatgtgagtgaatggttgtctgtctctatgtgtcagccctgtgatagtcttgcaacctgtccagggtgtatacTCTCTTCTTTTATTCAAGATAAATATACCCATGATAACCTTTTCCACAAGTCTACAGTAGGTGTCAGTAGAAGCATTTCTAAATCTAGGGGGCAAAAGATAGATATAGCTTGAATAACCTGGAAACCCTGATAGGAAAATTGTTTTGCTCTGAGTGGGGCAAAGAGCTAGTAGAGTTTGCACTGATAACATTAGATTCGGTATGCCACACGTATTTACTGGGTTCCCATTATACACCTTACTGCAGGAAAAAAACTCAATCTCAGATTATAATAGAATTTCTCAAAATATACTGACTTTTCAAACGCTGTCTTCATTAAACCTGTGTGCAGGCATTACTTTTTTCCTCTTGTATGCTGTCTTTTGATAGCCTTGCATCTACGTGATGTGCATATCATTATTCACTCTAAAATGTCCATTACATCAATTCACTCagaattttctcaatttttggATTATTCCTTCACTGGAGGCATCGAGAAAAAAGTTTTCTACACCAATTCAGTGTAACATGGTGAACAATTGCTacacaaatagtcattttggggggtgaagtatttctcTAACAGGCCTTTCACAGCAGATGTTTTGTCTCGTCATGGTAGGAAAAGCAGTGAGAACACTTAATATAGAGAATTGAAGTTCACAATCATCTGTCtggattttttgtgtgttttctttgcatgtatgtgtatgcTGTAGGCTTTAGGGGGGCTGGCCTATCAAGCTCTGTACCAGAGGATCCTCTCCGCAGCCTCGTCTGCTCAGGCCCAGGTCACCTGCTTTGTTGCTGCCGTGACAGCTTTTGTTATGGGAATCCCCTCTGTGGTGATCGGAGCAGTGGCTGCCTCTGCAGGTACACATGAATGTAAACACTCAGctgtgcacatacagtacacacacacagacacacacaccaggcatttgtgtattttcaaatgcatgtaTTCATGTTCTAACAATTAGGATCCACCACCAtgcacgtgtatgtgtgtgtggaaaaactTCCTGGTAATGGTCAGCATATCTTACTAACTATGGTAGGACATTAGCCTGCATTCAAACATTTTGCTTCCTCCCTagtgcttttttatttatttctttatttattttctttattttttttgatgCCATCACCATAACTTTAAAAGCTTCTTCCCCTCCCATTATTCTTTTCCTCTCGACCCTGACTGTCTCTTTCTCTACCTCtatgtctcctcctctctcttcctctccttttctctaaGACTGGAACCAGACAGCGTATGGTCTACCCCCTCCTTTTGAACGAGGGGAGGCAGGGAAGATCCTGCCACTGGCTCTGCACTACCTCACACCCACCTGGTTGTCAGTGTTAGGCATTGGTTCTGTGGCGGCAGCAGTTATGTCCTCCATGgactctgtgctgctgtcctcAGCATCCATGTTTACACAAAACATATACAAGACGACTTTCAggaagcaggtgtgtgtgtgagtgtgttgtgtgtgtttggttcaGCATGAAGCATAGTAATTCAATTTTTATCGTCCCCTTTCTCTTCCTTCTCGCAGGCCTCGCAGTGGGAGCTGCAGTGGGTGATCCGGGTTAGCGTGCTGGTGGTGGGCCTGGCAGGAACAGGCCTGGCCTTTGGTGATGACAGCGTGTTCAGTCTCTGGCTGATAAGCGGGGACCTCCTCTACTGCGTGGTCCTCCCGCAGCTCATCTGCGTACTGCACTCCACCAGCGCTAATACCTACGGGGCCATCAGTGGCTATATTCTGGGACTGCTGCTGCGCGGGGCGAGCGGGGAGCCGATGCTTGGGATCCCTCCTCTTATTCTGTACCCCGGCTGGACGGAGGTGGATGGAGTTATCACGCAGTACTTTCCCTTCAGGACTGTTGCCATGCTTTCCTCTGTGATATGTATTATTTCAGTGTCCTTGCTGGTGAACCTAGGCTTCTGTCACCAAGTAATTCCTCAGTCCTGGGATATACTGGGAGTGTTTGATGAGAAAAAAGAGGCAGAGGGGGAGGTAATACCTGTTCCTCAGGGGGAGAAGAACAGTTTCCTTTCTACAAAATTATAGGCTTAACTTAAGTACAACCTCAGCCAAAGTATACCCGAACCTCTTTTTATGCAAATTCTTACCAACCTTCTTCTGCACAGACTATTTACGCACACTcttacatgtactgtatattaaacacattaatagTGAATTATAGGCTTTATATGCACCAAACTTTAACCAGCAGTATGTGGGAAAGGATTTGGGGGAGGCAGAGTTTAGACGTGCTGGGTGCCTCTTTTTAACAGAACAGGATTAAAGACACATATTAAGACCTCAAGATTCTGACTTTAACATCAGAAGTCAAGTTTTTTCCACATCGTCCTAAACCTCATAAAAATGAACCTTTTTCCTAAATTGTC includes:
- the LOC125887454 gene encoding high-affinity choline transporter 1-like isoform X2, translated to MAVNVPGLVAVVVFYIVILVIGIWASRKSKKVEKTCAGTKSEVTIIGGRNISVLVGVFTMTGGLFFAKPMRSKRYVTMLDPFEHRYGSMFTATLLIPALVSDILWVACILAALGGTMSIILGLSSALSIIISAAVSIIYTLLGGLYSVAYTDIIQLSFIFVSLWLCIPFLVLSPAVTDLSHIVHLNQTNGNSWIGELKLADAGKWVDEMLLLALGGLAYQALYQRILSAASSAQAQVTCFVAAVTAFVMGIPSVVIGAVAASADWNQTAYGLPPPFERGEAGKILPLALHYLTPTWLSVLGIGSVAAAVMSSMDSVLLSSASMFTQNIYKTTFRKQASQWELQWVIRVSVLVVGLAGTGLAFGDDSVFSLWLISGDLLYCVVLPQLICVLHSTSANTYGAISGYILGLLLRGASGEPMLGIPPLILYPGWTEVDGVITQYFPFRTVAMLSSVICIISVSLLVNLGFCHQVIPQSWDILGVFDEKKEAEGEVIPVPQGEKNSFLSTKL
- the LOC125887454 gene encoding high affinity choline transporter 1-like isoform X1, with translation MAVNVPGLVAVVVFYIVILVIGIWASRKSKKVEKTCAGTKSEVTIIGGRNISVLVGVFTMTATWVGGGYIMGTAEAVYSPSQGLIWAIGPPAYLINFLLGGLFFAKPMRSKRYVTMLDPFEHRYGSMFTATLLIPALVSDILWVACILAALGGTMSIILGLSSALSIIISAAVSIIYTLLGGLYSVAYTDIIQLSFIFVSLWLCIPFLVLSPAVTDLSHIVHLNQTNGNSWIGELKLADAGKWVDEMLLLALGGLAYQALYQRILSAASSAQAQVTCFVAAVTAFVMGIPSVVIGAVAASADWNQTAYGLPPPFERGEAGKILPLALHYLTPTWLSVLGIGSVAAAVMSSMDSVLLSSASMFTQNIYKTTFRKQASQWELQWVIRVSVLVVGLAGTGLAFGDDSVFSLWLISGDLLYCVVLPQLICVLHSTSANTYGAISGYILGLLLRGASGEPMLGIPPLILYPGWTEVDGVITQYFPFRTVAMLSSVICIISVSLLVNLGFCHQVIPQSWDILGVFDEKKEAEGEVIPVPQGEKNSFLSTKL